The proteins below come from a single Holdemania massiliensis genomic window:
- a CDS encoding PTS sugar transporter subunit IIC encodes MQKLIDWLETSFAPKMNKINHNVWVVTLKDSVMQILPFILLGSLFCVGAVVENYITLPFSFWTPFGWTMGMVSLLVAFLIPFNFCEKKRLRKQRLIAGCTGLILFLISITPEVVAEGQAGFGSSALGAGGMFCAIVTGLIVCIVFNAFGKFSFFKEDSAIPDFVRQWFDALLPIGLVIFGGFIVVQVLNINLYQIVSSIFMPLQTVMNTWYGFILINFLTCFIYSMGISSWVLTPVTEPVKLAGIAANIAMVAAGTATVASLNMYTETLVYVMYMWWGGIACTIPLVLFLMRSKAKKLKALGRACIAPAIFNINEPVIFGCVAFNPIMMLPMWIIGIVLPAITWIGCKVLAFAPIAQIQFELWYCPYPIGTWIASQGNLMAVLFVIIEVVIAGMIWYPFFKAYEKQCLEEEVSE; translated from the coding sequence ATGCAAAAACTTATTGATTGGTTAGAGACAAGTTTCGCACCAAAAATGAACAAAATCAACCACAACGTCTGGGTCGTAACCTTAAAGGATTCAGTCATGCAGATTCTGCCGTTTATTTTGCTGGGCTCACTGTTCTGCGTCGGCGCCGTCGTCGAAAATTATATCACGCTGCCGTTCTCGTTCTGGACTCCGTTTGGCTGGACGATGGGCATGGTCTCGCTGCTCGTCGCCTTTCTGATTCCGTTTAATTTCTGTGAGAAAAAGCGTCTGCGCAAACAACGTTTGATCGCCGGATGCACCGGTCTGATCTTATTCTTGATCTCGATTACGCCGGAAGTCGTCGCGGAAGGTCAAGCCGGTTTCGGTTCCAGTGCTTTGGGTGCCGGCGGTATGTTCTGCGCGATCGTCACGGGTTTGATCGTCTGCATCGTCTTCAATGCCTTTGGCAAGTTCTCATTCTTTAAAGAAGACAGTGCGATTCCGGATTTCGTCCGTCAGTGGTTCGATGCGCTGCTGCCAATCGGCTTAGTGATCTTCGGTGGATTTATCGTTGTTCAAGTTTTGAATATCAACCTGTATCAGATTGTTTCCAGCATCTTCATGCCGCTGCAGACGGTTATGAATACGTGGTACGGCTTCATTTTGATCAACTTCTTAACCTGCTTCATTTATTCCATGGGTATTTCCAGCTGGGTATTAACCCCGGTGACTGAACCGGTAAAGCTGGCCGGCATCGCTGCCAATATCGCGATGGTCGCGGCGGGCACGGCGACGGTTGCTTCGTTAAACATGTATACAGAAACCCTGGTTTACGTCATGTATATGTGGTGGGGTGGTATTGCCTGCACCATACCGCTGGTCTTGTTCTTGATGCGGTCCAAAGCCAAGAAGCTGAAAGCTTTAGGCCGGGCCTGCATTGCTCCGGCAATCTTCAACATCAATGAACCGGTCATCTTCGGCTGTGTCGCTTTCAACCCGATCATGATGCTGCCAATGTGGATCATCGGCATTGTCCTGCCGGCGATTACCTGGATTGGATGTAAGGTTCTGGCGTTTGCCCCAATTGCCCAGATTCAGTTTGAATTGTGGTACTGCCCATATCCGATTGGAACCTGGATTGCTTCCCAAGGTAATTTGATGGCCGTGCTGTTTGTTATCATTGAAGTTGTCATTGCCGGCATGATCTGGTATCCGTTCTTTAAAGCTTATGAAAAGCAGTGCCTTGAAGAAGAGGTCAGCGAATAA
- a CDS encoding glycoside hydrolase family 1 protein: MNRIPTGFPKDFMWGGAIAANQAEGAWDLDGKGWCIADINEFRDDIEITKKYNDEVTSQYVEEAMASTTRVFPKRHGIDFYHTYKEDLKLLAEMGLKTFRTSINWSRIFPNGDDAEPNEAGLRFYDDLFAEIRKHGMEPMITISHYEMPLHLTQAYTGWYSREVIDFFERYCKVVFDRYHDLVKYWIIVNQINLIGHESFNHLGVAEDKVTDLASAKYQAVHNEMVACARATRYAHTHYPDLQIGMMLCGGPAYAASCKPEDVLATLKHNQMEYFYADVLLRGRYPGYAFRFFQDHKITVEFGEHDEEDLKNTCDFFSFSYYYTRIVSKESYENGNEAVRNMELPANPWGWTIDPTGLRILLNEFYDRYQKPIYITENGVGYYDQVEAGQIHDDYRVDFYRKHIEQMKEAIQDGVDLRGYYAWGPIDIVSCSSSEMSKRYGFIYVDLDDYGKGTGQRIKKDSYAWMQKVIASNGEDLD, from the coding sequence ATGAACAGAATACCGACAGGATTTCCAAAAGATTTCATGTGGGGCGGCGCGATCGCTGCCAATCAGGCGGAAGGCGCCTGGGATCTCGACGGCAAAGGCTGGTGTATTGCCGATATCAATGAATTCCGCGATGATATTGAGATTACGAAAAAGTACAATGATGAAGTGACAAGCCAGTATGTAGAAGAAGCGATGGCTTCCACGACGCGGGTTTTCCCGAAACGTCATGGCATTGATTTTTATCATACGTATAAAGAAGATCTGAAACTGCTTGCGGAAATGGGTTTGAAGACATTCAGAACTTCGATCAACTGGTCGCGGATATTCCCAAATGGTGATGATGCCGAGCCGAATGAAGCAGGTCTGCGCTTCTATGACGATCTGTTTGCGGAAATTCGCAAACACGGCATGGAGCCGATGATCACGATTTCACACTACGAAATGCCGCTGCATTTAACCCAGGCTTACACCGGCTGGTATTCACGCGAAGTGATCGACTTTTTTGAACGTTATTGCAAAGTGGTTTTTGACCGCTATCACGACCTTGTAAAATATTGGATCATCGTCAACCAGATCAATCTGATCGGCCATGAGTCCTTCAATCATCTGGGTGTCGCTGAGGATAAAGTGACGGATCTGGCCAGTGCGAAATATCAGGCGGTGCACAATGAAATGGTCGCCTGTGCCCGGGCAACCCGTTATGCGCATACTCATTATCCGGATCTGCAGATCGGAATGATGCTGTGCGGGGGCCCGGCATATGCCGCCAGCTGTAAGCCGGAAGACGTCTTAGCCACCTTGAAGCACAATCAGATGGAATATTTCTATGCTGACGTGCTGCTTCGCGGACGCTATCCAGGTTATGCCTTCCGCTTCTTCCAGGATCACAAGATCACGGTGGAATTCGGGGAACACGATGAAGAAGATCTGAAAAATACCTGCGATTTCTTTTCTTTCTCGTATTATTACACGCGGATTGTATCTAAGGAAAGCTATGAAAATGGCAACGAAGCTGTCCGCAATATGGAACTGCCGGCCAATCCTTGGGGCTGGACGATTGATCCGACCGGTCTGCGCATTCTGTTAAATGAGTTCTATGACCGCTATCAGAAGCCGATCTACATTACCGAAAACGGTGTAGGTTATTATGATCAGGTCGAAGCAGGACAGATTCATGATGATTACCGCGTGGATTTCTACCGCAAACATATCGAGCAGATGAAAGAAGCCATTCAGGATGGCGTAGATCTGCGCGGTTATTATGCATGGGGTCCGATTGATATCGTTTCCTGTTCTTCTTCGGAAATGAGCAAGCGGTATGGCTTCATTTATGTGGATCTCGATGATTATGGCAAGGGAACCGGCCAGCGGATCAAGAAAGACAGCTATGCCTGGATGCAGAAGGTCATTGCCTCCAACGGTGAAGATTTAGATTAA
- a CDS encoding glycoside hydrolase family 1 protein has product MKSVPTGFPAGFLWGGAVAANQCEGAWNVDGKGVSIADIEELPEIYSRQKVVGFRHTRDEIAAAAQDETKDYPRRRGIDFYHTYKQDLALLKEMGFTCFRTSFNWTRIFPNGDETEPNEAGLRFYDDLIDEMLRLGIQPVMTISHYEMPVHLIQQYQGWYGKPVIDFFLHFCEVLFQRYHDKVKYWLVFCQINSLGGWGEFASLGMLEDEFDDWDSAKYQATHHQFVASAKAKQLAHRIDPTMQIGMMLGDDATYPATCDPRNVFANTQFMQMSVYFYSDVLIHGEYPGYALRYFKDHDIHVEISAEEEQLLKENTVDFLSFSYYHTKVKNADEAAPQPNPYLQASIWGWAIDPIGLRNSLNLYWDRYHLPIFIAENGLGALDEVMDGAIHDDYRIDYLRQHLIQVKEAIKDGVEVLGYASWGPIDIISCSQGEMSKRYGYIYVDQDDRGNGTKQRIRKDSFYWYQQVIATNGEEL; this is encoded by the coding sequence ATGAAATCAGTACCAACAGGATTTCCAGCCGGATTTTTATGGGGTGGTGCCGTTGCCGCCAATCAATGCGAAGGCGCTTGGAATGTCGACGGCAAAGGGGTTTCAATCGCGGATATTGAAGAGCTGCCGGAAATTTACAGCCGTCAGAAGGTGGTTGGATTCCGTCATACCCGTGATGAGATCGCCGCAGCGGCTCAGGATGAAACGAAAGATTATCCACGCCGCCGCGGGATCGATTTCTATCACACCTATAAACAGGATCTGGCCTTGCTGAAAGAAATGGGATTCACCTGTTTCCGAACCTCCTTCAACTGGACGCGGATTTTCCCCAATGGCGATGAAACGGAGCCGAACGAAGCGGGTCTGCGGTTCTATGACGATCTGATTGATGAGATGCTGCGACTGGGCATTCAGCCGGTCATGACGATCTCGCACTATGAAATGCCGGTCCATCTGATCCAGCAGTATCAGGGCTGGTACGGCAAACCGGTCATCGACTTTTTCCTGCACTTCTGCGAAGTATTATTTCAGCGCTATCATGACAAGGTAAAATATTGGCTTGTTTTCTGCCAGATCAATTCTCTGGGCGGCTGGGGTGAATTTGCATCGCTGGGCATGCTGGAGGATGAGTTTGACGATTGGGACAGCGCAAAATATCAGGCAACGCATCATCAGTTTGTGGCCAGCGCCAAAGCCAAACAGCTGGCTCACAGGATCGATCCGACAATGCAGATCGGGATGATGCTGGGCGATGATGCAACCTATCCGGCTACCTGTGATCCGCGTAACGTCTTTGCCAATACACAATTCATGCAGATGAGCGTTTACTTTTACAGCGACGTGCTGATCCATGGCGAATATCCCGGCTACGCGCTGCGTTATTTTAAAGATCATGATATCCATGTCGAAATCAGCGCGGAAGAAGAACAGCTGTTAAAGGAAAATACCGTTGATTTCCTGAGTTTCTCTTACTATCACACAAAGGTGAAGAATGCGGACGAAGCTGCACCGCAGCCCAACCCGTATCTGCAAGCTTCCATCTGGGGCTGGGCGATTGATCCGATCGGTCTGCGCAATTCGCTCAATCTTTATTGGGATCGTTATCATCTGCCGATCTTCATCGCTGAAAATGGCCTGGGTGCACTCGATGAGGTGATGGACGGCGCAATTCACGACGATTATCGAATTGATTATCTGCGGCAGCATCTGATTCAGGTGAAGGAAGCGATCAAAGACGGAGTTGAGGTCTTGGGCTATGCTTCCTGGGGACCGATCGATATCATCTCCTGTTCGCAAGGCGAGATGAGCAAGCGATATGGATATATTTATGTGGATCAGGATGACCGCGGAAACGGAACGAAGCAGCGGATCCGCAAGGATTCTTTCTACTGGTATCAACAGGTCATCGCCACCAACGGCGAGGAATTATAA
- a CDS encoding PTS lactose/cellobiose transporter subunit IIA yields MMSEKVVQSAMAIILHAGDARVACKEALDAIAESNFALAEEKLKEAQGKITEAHKVQTDAIQGETRGEESEYSLLFAHAQDTLMTIYSEINIAKQMFKIMKAFNERLAALEK; encoded by the coding sequence ATGATGAGTGAAAAAGTAGTTCAGTCAGCGATGGCGATCATCCTGCATGCCGGGGATGCGCGCGTTGCCTGCAAGGAAGCGCTGGATGCCATTGCGGAAAGTAATTTTGCACTGGCTGAGGAAAAGTTAAAGGAAGCCCAGGGAAAGATCACGGAAGCGCATAAAGTCCAGACCGATGCGATTCAGGGAGAAACCCGCGGGGAGGAATCAGAGTATTCACTGTTGTTTGCCCATGCCCAGGATACGCTGATGACCATTTACAGTGAAATTAACATTGCCAAACAAATGTTTAAAATCATGAAAGCCTTTAATGAGCGCCTTGCTGCTTTAGAAAAATAA